A DNA window from Camelina sativa cultivar DH55 chromosome 13, Cs, whole genome shotgun sequence contains the following coding sequences:
- the LOC104735960 gene encoding probable pectinesterase 29, protein MGTHRIITDLVALCCFCLPHLFEAKPFGVYHQQVFVDQSGHGNFTTIQKAIDSVPENNNYWFFINVNAGLYREKIKIPSEKSFIVIIGAGKRITRVEWDDHNSIEQSPTFATYANNTIVKSITFTNSCNFPSKGKINNNPRAAAVAGFIGGDKSAFYSVGFAGIQDTLWDSGGRHYFHRCTIQGAVDFIFGSGQSIYQSCVIQVLAGQVLQGAGYITSQGRNNSEDTNGFVFINCLVFGIGTAFLGRPWRSYSRVIFYNSNLSDVVVPEGWNSSNYWEHENQLTFAEYGCFGSGSNTERRVKWVKKLSGSAVQSFADLRFINRDRWIEDLPIPA, encoded by the exons ATGGGAACTCATCGAATTATCACTGATCTCGTCGCCCTTTGTTGTTTTTGCCTACCTCATCTCTTTGAAGCTAAACCCTTCGGAGTGTACCATCAACAAGTGTTCGTGGATCAATCGGGCCATGGAAATTTCACGACCATACAAAAAGCTATTGATTCGGTCccagaaaacaataattattggTTCTTCATCAACGTTAACGCCGGCCTTTACAG agagaaaataaagataCCATCTGAAAAATCGTTCATAGTAATTATCGGAGCTGGGAAAAGGATAACGAGGGTTGAATGGGACGACCATAACTCGATTGAACAAAGCCCTACCTTTGCTACTTACGCCAATAACACCATCGTTAAAAGCATCACGTTCACC aaTTCCTGCAACTTCCCAAGCAAAGGgaaaattaacaataacccTAGAGCTGCGGCCGTGGCAGGGTTTATCGGCGGCGATAAGTCGGCTTTTTACTCGGTAGGGTTTGCTGGAATTCAAGACACCTTGTGGGACTCGGGTGGCCGACACTACTTCCACCGGTGCACCATCCAAGGCGCGGTTGATTTCATCTTTGGTAGCGGCCAATCTATCTACCAG AGCTGTGTGATACAAGTGCTAGCTGGGCAGGTACTACAGGGAGCGGGTTACATAACGTCTCAAGGACGGAACAATTCTGAGGACACGAATGGATTCGTATTCATCAACTGTCTCGTTTTTGGAATCGGCACGGCCTTCTTGGGCAGACCCTGGCGGAGTTACTCTCGAGTGATATTTTACAACTCCAACCTGTCGGATGTGGTTGTTCCTGAAGGATGGAACTCATCGAACTACTGGGAGCACGAAAACCAGCTAACCTTTGCAGAATATGGATGCTTCGGTAGTGGATCAAATACAGAAAGACGTGTGAAGTGGGTTAAGAAGCTGAGTGGATCTGCCGTCCAAAGTTTCGCTGATCTGAGATTCATTAATCGTGATAGATGGATTGAAGATTTACCCATCCCTGCTTGA